From Desulfovibrio inopinatus DSM 10711, the proteins below share one genomic window:
- a CDS encoding LysR substrate-binding domain-containing protein, translated as MLHIEFCEICRDVAVAGLGIALLRETRVASDEQAERLVKILPEWSGDFEHDVHRVTGSGQLPRRVRLFVDHIQKQYAAF; from the coding sequence TTGCTGCACATCGAATTTTGTGAAATATGCCGAGATGTTGCCGTAGCCGGGCTCGGTATCGCGCTACTTCGGGAAACGCGGGTTGCGTCGGATGAGCAGGCGGAACGGTTAGTAAAAATACTTCCGGAATGGAGCGGCGATTTTGAACACGATGTCCATCGCGTCACAGGCTCCGGCCAGCTCCCCCGGAGAGTTCGCTTGTTTGTGGATCACATACAAAAGCAATACGCCGCATTTTAA
- a CDS encoding helix-turn-helix transcriptional regulator translates to MQQLANSANMSVSAFHKAFKDIIADSPLQYLKRIRLSRAKDLIIQKRMKAYLAADEVGYESPFQFSREFKRYLGQSLADVMREVREIQWPDACCMEEGASQKRNMA, encoded by the coding sequence GTGCAGCAACTGGCGAACTCAGCGAATATGAGCGTTTCGGCTTTTCACAAGGCCTTTAAAGATATCATCGCCGATTCCCCGCTGCAGTACCTCAAAAGAATACGACTTTCGCGAGCCAAGGATCTCATTATACAGAAAAGAATGAAAGCCTATCTTGCCGCCGACGAAGTAGGATACGAAAGTCCATTCCAATTCAGCCGGGAATTCAAACGCTATTTGGGACAAAGTCTGGCGGATGTGATGCGAGAGGTTCGTGAGATACAGTGGCCTGATGCCTGCTGCATGGAGGAAGGGGCTTCTCAGAAGCGCAACATGGCTTGA
- a CDS encoding class I SAM-dependent methyltransferase, translated as MIFDTYKNGQVKMNQNVWSTAAEGYDEWKDQSLWKTAAEGYDEWIASDFQDQYEVNWNILTKYMDPTLRVLDVGCGPGSLSIRLSEKCHEVWGVDVTPEMIEIAEKKLVCDPTNVCFQQADACELPFDDYSFDTVMSVNALQTMDQPEIALMEMNRVLKPGGELLLITYCYGDSSPSEDTSLLQWAFKYKGQAVWHSFKLDHLVDLLQDKGFEVVEAEKIWDGPVVGFLRGRSITA; from the coding sequence ATGATTTTCGATACATACAAAAATGGTCAGGTTAAAATGAATCAGAATGTATGGAGTACGGCTGCCGAAGGGTATGACGAATGGAAAGACCAAAGCTTATGGAAGACAGCTGCCGAAGGGTACGACGAGTGGATTGCCAGTGACTTTCAGGACCAGTACGAGGTCAACTGGAACATTCTAACGAAATACATGGACCCCACGCTTCGAGTGCTTGATGTCGGTTGTGGGCCGGGAAGCCTGAGCATTCGCCTTTCAGAGAAATGCCATGAAGTATGGGGAGTGGACGTCACACCGGAGATGATAGAGATCGCAGAAAAAAAACTGGTCTGTGACCCTACTAATGTGTGTTTTCAACAAGCTGATGCATGTGAACTTCCTTTTGACGACTACAGCTTTGACACCGTCATGAGTGTGAATGCCCTGCAGACCATGGACCAGCCGGAAATAGCCCTCATGGAAATGAATCGTGTGCTCAAACCCGGCGGGGAACTCCTGCTCATCACCTATTGTTACGGCGATTCAAGCCCCTCAGAGGATACCTCGCTGTTACAATGGGCGTTCAAGTACAAGGGCCAAGCGGTGTGGCATAGCTTCAAGCTCGACCACCTTGTCGATTTGCTCCAGGACAAAGGGTTCGAGGTTGTCGAAGCCGAAAAAATCTGGGACGGACCGGTCGTAGGCTTTCTTCGAGGCAGATCGATCACGGCATAG
- a CDS encoding NADH:flavin oxidoreductase, with amino-acid sequence MRTLFDVTQLGPMQLKNRLWRSATWLNMADDKGHVTDRLEKMYIDLAKGGVGTIITGYAFVREDEQPNPGMLGIYDDIFIPEYREFVQKIKSERVNIVMQIVYGGSATNYNVGNRTIWGPSAVPHPAFGVTPTEMTKADILALEEDFVQAARRVKEAGFDGVQLHGAHTYLFSQFLSPYYNRRQDEYGGSIENRGRIIFETVRAIREAIGEEYPVLIKMHSSDEWGSNGLTVEDSTIVAKKLEELGITAIEFSGGNLDVKNYPNKGPAHSDILKPEAQSYFAQYTARIAQELTIPVISVGGNRTPELMERILNETPIRYFSMSRTLLAEPNLINRWQQGDFSKPRCVSCSKCWHLDGNICILDRKKPK; translated from the coding sequence ATGAGAACACTTTTTGATGTCACTCAACTGGGGCCTATGCAGTTGAAAAATCGTTTATGGCGCTCGGCGACGTGGTTGAACATGGCTGACGACAAGGGACATGTTACAGATCGTCTCGAAAAAATGTATATTGATCTCGCCAAAGGAGGAGTGGGTACAATCATTACGGGTTATGCGTTTGTTCGAGAAGACGAGCAACCGAATCCAGGCATGCTTGGGATCTACGACGATATTTTTATCCCGGAATACCGGGAGTTTGTCCAAAAGATCAAATCCGAACGTGTCAACATCGTTATGCAAATCGTGTATGGAGGATCTGCGACGAATTACAACGTCGGCAACCGCACGATATGGGGACCATCAGCCGTTCCACATCCGGCTTTTGGTGTCACACCAACGGAAATGACAAAAGCCGACATTCTTGCTCTGGAAGAAGATTTTGTGCAGGCCGCCAGGCGCGTCAAAGAAGCAGGCTTTGATGGCGTACAGTTACACGGCGCGCACACCTATCTTTTTAGTCAATTTCTCAGCCCATACTACAACCGTCGACAGGACGAATATGGTGGCAGTATTGAAAACCGGGGTCGCATCATCTTCGAAACCGTACGCGCCATTCGTGAAGCAATCGGAGAAGAATACCCTGTCCTTATCAAAATGCATAGTTCCGACGAATGGGGCAGTAACGGGCTGACCGTTGAAGACAGTACGATTGTCGCCAAGAAGCTGGAAGAACTGGGAATAACGGCGATAGAATTCAGTGGTGGTAATCTCGATGTGAAAAATTATCCGAACAAGGGCCCAGCTCACTCGGATATTCTCAAGCCGGAAGCACAGTCCTACTTTGCACAATACACCGCACGCATAGCACAAGAACTCACCATTCCGGTCATTTCCGTCGGGGGGAACAGAACCCCAGAGCTGATGGAGCGTATCCTGAATGAAACGCCAATTCGCTATTTTTCCATGTCCCGCACGCTCCTTGCGGAACCAAACTTGATCAACCGGTGGCAACAGGGCGATTTCAGCAAACCACGGTGCGTTTCGTGCTCCAAATGTTGGCATCTAGATGGCAACATCTGTATTTTGGATAGAAAGAAACCGAAATAA
- a CDS encoding ArsR/SmtB family transcription factor, whose amino-acid sequence MDLNETCKALGNPVRLNILKWLKEPDLYFPPMCHLPENEQGKGYVCVSAIQSKADITQSTTSSFLAMMKKAGLLESKRIGQWTYYRRNEAFIQELAQFIAHEL is encoded by the coding sequence ATGGATTTAAACGAAACCTGCAAGGCACTGGGCAATCCGGTTCGTCTTAATATTTTGAAATGGCTCAAAGAGCCGGACCTGTATTTCCCTCCCATGTGTCACCTGCCTGAAAATGAGCAGGGCAAAGGGTATGTTTGCGTCAGCGCCATACAGTCCAAAGCCGACATCACGCAATCAACAACATCAAGTTTTCTTGCCATGATGAAAAAAGCCGGATTACTTGAAAGCAAACGGATCGGACAATGGACGTATTATCGCCGAAACGAAGCGTTCATCCAGGAATTGGCACAATTCATTGCTCATGAATTGTAA
- a CDS encoding GNAT family N-acetyltransferase, giving the protein MMNTEFIITRATARDVPKVATMVGELLTEIMTTINIQAFHFDLTETMERLSDFIKNEKYVVFVASRADDGAAGFIALYESYALYAEGAFGTIPELYVRPEYRSHALGKRLVSYAKTFGFSRGWSRLEVTTPPLPQFDKTLEFYEREGFAITGGRKLKIAL; this is encoded by the coding sequence ATGATGAATACTGAATTTATTATTACAAGAGCGACCGCGAGAGATGTACCAAAGGTTGCTACGATGGTTGGTGAACTGCTTACGGAAATTATGACGACCATTAATATTCAAGCATTTCACTTTGATCTGACCGAAACAATGGAAAGGCTCAGCGATTTTATCAAGAACGAGAAATACGTTGTTTTCGTTGCTTCTCGTGCAGATGATGGAGCCGCAGGATTCATCGCCCTTTACGAAAGCTATGCACTGTATGCGGAGGGCGCATTCGGGACGATTCCCGAGCTTTACGTTCGTCCTGAATACCGTTCACATGCGTTAGGTAAGCGCCTTGTTTCTTACGCCAAAACGTTTGGTTTCTCGCGGGGATGGAGTCGATTAGAAGTCACTACGCCGCCTTTGCCACAATTCGATAAAACCTTGGAATTCTACGAGCGTGAAGGTTTTGCCATTACGGGTGGTCGCAAGCTGAAGATCGCGCTTTGA
- a CDS encoding PAS domain S-box protein, translating into MNTRNTLSFQQSENDFLQLLFQKVQGSLAIIQDGHIQLCTRYFAKMLGYSQEELLFKNMRTVIHPEHEDRMLTYYTTRSPGEEGSQCIECKVVTKSGEILWLNVSSSLVEWDGKPAALDVYADITEFKHAEQELRESEERLGLALDIVNEGIWDWFVETSEAHFNAAWFSMLGYTPSEFPQSLSTWEQLVHPEDFPEAERRIKQHLKDDTPIDILFRMCTKSGGYRWINSKGQVVERDAADQPIRVIGIHLDVTDRIMAERALKESEERFKALHDASSGGIIIHDQGIIIDCNKRISDISGYAIDELIGMNGILLVAEDSRDTVMQMITAEYEKPYDVVGLRKNGEKYPLQVEGRNFSYAGNMVRVVEFRDITEVRRAQEERAVLKARLEALWQVSRMVEADYASLCNMMLREVQLMTASEFAFFGFLDKSNESMTLQAWSPDAKAECSVAESKIVFPIHKSSMWAKAIREQRSVIVNDYENSLESKRELPQGHIPIHRLLMIPLVRNGVVEAMAAVANKANDYTEEDASQISAFVTNVMLLLERRTMEEELKESEKKLSMALEMALMGQWELDLQTLTFTFNEQFYKIYGTSALHEGGMFMSAETYSRNFTHPDEAELVSSEIIKIMNHEYDEERAQLEHRIVRRDGEVRHIVVRFAIITDEFNRPIKTIGVNQDITLHKLAEEEMANQRRRLADIIQGTNVGTWEWNVQTGETVYNERWADIIGYSLAEISPTTSDTWVKCVHPDDLKVSNALLDDHFNGDLDYYECEVRLRHKSGDWVWILDRGKVSTWTADGKPLLMSGTHQDITEKKRDEEKIHHLATHDMLTDLPSLRLAKDRIQVSLATAQRKGVLSAVLFIDLDGFKGVNDQFGHDAGDALLKEIAKRLTQCVRKMDTVARLGGDEFLVILSELQAQKDAAVVAEKIVNTVKAPFMYMNKEIQVGASVGISVCGKSCAEMDIDRFIKQADEAMYYIKKSGKNGYTFTNSC; encoded by the coding sequence ATGAACACGCGCAATACGCTCTCGTTCCAGCAGAGCGAAAATGACTTTTTACAGCTTCTTTTCCAAAAAGTGCAGGGAAGTCTCGCCATCATCCAGGATGGACACATTCAGTTGTGCACCCGTTATTTCGCGAAAATGCTTGGCTATTCTCAAGAAGAACTGCTTTTCAAAAATATGAGGACTGTGATCCACCCCGAGCACGAAGACCGTATGCTCACGTATTACACCACACGTTCTCCGGGAGAAGAGGGGAGTCAATGCATTGAGTGTAAGGTGGTCACAAAATCGGGAGAAATATTGTGGCTGAATGTCTCCAGTTCTTTGGTTGAGTGGGATGGGAAGCCCGCCGCTCTCGATGTGTATGCAGATATAACCGAGTTCAAACATGCTGAACAGGAACTTCGAGAAAGCGAGGAGCGGCTTGGTCTGGCATTAGACATCGTCAACGAGGGGATCTGGGATTGGTTCGTCGAAACAAGTGAAGCGCATTTTAATGCCGCGTGGTTCTCTATGCTTGGGTACACACCGAGCGAATTTCCTCAAAGTTTGTCGACATGGGAGCAACTTGTCCATCCTGAAGATTTTCCCGAAGCAGAACGTCGTATCAAACAGCATCTGAAGGATGACACGCCAATTGATATTTTGTTCCGTATGTGCACCAAGTCCGGTGGTTACCGTTGGATTAATTCCAAAGGTCAAGTTGTAGAGCGGGATGCAGCCGACCAACCTATTCGAGTGATTGGAATTCATTTAGACGTTACCGATCGTATTATGGCTGAACGCGCGCTCAAAGAGAGCGAAGAGCGATTCAAAGCACTTCATGATGCATCGTCCGGTGGCATTATTATTCATGACCAAGGAATCATCATCGACTGTAACAAGAGAATTTCGGATATCTCGGGCTATGCCATAGACGAACTTATAGGAATGAATGGGATTCTCCTCGTTGCCGAAGATTCTCGCGATACCGTCATGCAAATGATTACCGCTGAGTATGAAAAGCCTTACGACGTCGTTGGGTTGCGTAAGAATGGTGAGAAATACCCACTCCAAGTTGAGGGTCGAAATTTTTCGTATGCGGGAAATATGGTCCGTGTCGTGGAGTTTCGCGACATTACTGAAGTTCGGCGGGCGCAAGAGGAACGTGCTGTATTAAAGGCTCGTTTGGAAGCCCTCTGGCAGGTTTCGCGAATGGTTGAGGCCGATTACGCCTCACTCTGTAATATGATGTTGCGTGAAGTGCAGCTGATGACAGCAAGCGAGTTTGCTTTTTTCGGTTTTCTCGACAAAAGCAACGAAAGTATGACGTTGCAAGCGTGGTCCCCGGACGCGAAAGCGGAATGTTCCGTTGCGGAAAGTAAAATCGTTTTCCCTATTCATAAGTCGAGTATGTGGGCCAAAGCCATACGGGAGCAACGTAGCGTCATTGTCAATGATTATGAAAATTCTTTAGAATCGAAAAGAGAACTCCCCCAAGGCCATATCCCAATCCATCGTCTGCTCATGATACCCCTTGTTCGCAATGGCGTGGTTGAAGCAATGGCAGCTGTCGCCAACAAGGCAAATGACTACACAGAGGAAGATGCTTCGCAGATCTCCGCATTTGTAACCAATGTCATGCTTCTTTTGGAAAGACGAACGATGGAAGAAGAGCTCAAAGAAAGCGAGAAAAAGCTTTCCATGGCCTTGGAAATGGCGCTCATGGGCCAGTGGGAGCTGGACTTGCAGACGTTGACGTTCACGTTCAATGAGCAGTTTTATAAAATTTATGGAACCAGCGCTCTGCATGAAGGCGGAATGTTTATGTCTGCCGAAACGTATTCTCGCAATTTCACTCACCCTGATGAAGCTGAACTCGTTTCTTCAGAAATTATTAAAATTATGAACCATGAATATGATGAAGAGCGCGCTCAGCTCGAACATCGCATTGTGAGAAGAGATGGTGAAGTCAGGCATATTGTCGTTCGGTTTGCTATCATAACAGATGAATTTAATCGTCCTATAAAGACTATCGGAGTCAATCAGGATATAACTTTACATAAACTGGCCGAAGAAGAGATGGCCAACCAAAGGAGGCGGTTGGCAGACATCATTCAGGGAACCAATGTTGGGACGTGGGAATGGAACGTTCAAACCGGTGAAACAGTTTATAACGAACGCTGGGCCGACATCATTGGCTACAGTTTAGCCGAAATTTCGCCCACGACCTCCGATACTTGGGTGAAGTGCGTCCATCCGGATGATTTGAAAGTTTCAAACGCGTTGTTGGATGATCACTTCAACGGGGACCTTGATTATTATGAATGCGAGGTTCGGTTGAGACATAAAAGCGGGGATTGGGTCTGGATTTTGGATCGAGGCAAAGTTTCCACATGGACAGCAGACGGCAAGCCTTTGCTGATGTCGGGGACGCATCAAGATATCACCGAAAAGAAGCGAGATGAGGAAAAAATACATCATCTTGCTACACACGATATGTTGACGGACTTGCCTTCTCTCAGGCTGGCGAAGGATCGTATTCAAGTCTCTTTGGCAACAGCTCAACGTAAGGGGGTGTTGTCGGCTGTTTTGTTCATTGATTTAGATGGATTCAAGGGTGTCAACGACCAGTTTGGGCACGATGCCGGGGATGCTTTACTCAAAGAAATTGCCAAACGATTAACGCAATGCGTGCGTAAAATGGACACTGTGGCGCGTCTTGGCGGTGATGAATTTTTAGTTATCTTATCTGAACTTCAGGCTCAAAAGGATGCTGCGGTCGTTGCGGAGAAAATAGTGAACACTGTTAAAGCTCCGTTTATGTACATGAACAAGGAAATTCAGGTCGGCGCCAGCGTTGGTATTTCCGTATGTGGGAAGAGCTGTGCGGAAATGGATATCGACCGTTTCATCAAACAAGCCGACGAGGCCATGTATTACATCAAAAAGTCGGGTAAAAACGGTTACACTTTTACGAATTCCTGTTGA
- a CDS encoding ABC transporter substrate-binding protein, translating into MGIRGLLWRHSLFIILFLMCCTPGQLFAKSWWTQAAEPYEGITLRGISESTTSSRYVKDVLCKKFEDETGIKVELELLPWTDMHDRSIQDMATNTGVYDFVYVEQDIISAYLKQQYLVDLTVALDNNARLRAPDFSFDNFTSFLDYFRDVQKGHVYAIPMESFLKVLVYQKQLFEDPTIQAAFVKEYGYALAPPETPAQYRDIAAFFTAWGKQHGLELWGSTQQASLEHPAAFYELVESIFPMFGLYNWGINPKTLRASQVNGGTLNSELAKKAFRFWLDMLQYSPPEAYGSTWDETVLTYASGRAAMMLIYTENLPWIATDPIRSKIVGNIGIALPPLVPGVLKNAEQGKGYIGYYDGGAFGLPKDSRNQEATLLWLQYIGRPELQVDWALNSGRVVHRATLDDPQVKAQDKRFGGYFTLLQKYGDLFAGAPPFEFHAAVRDVISPYITMAIRKELTPEEALDQAAVAVDTTLQEMGYGSHS; encoded by the coding sequence ATGGGCATTCGAGGACTTCTTTGGAGGCATTCTCTCTTTATCATTTTGTTTTTGATGTGTTGTACGCCAGGGCAGCTTTTTGCAAAATCATGGTGGACGCAGGCTGCAGAACCGTATGAAGGTATCACGCTACGTGGAATCAGTGAAAGCACGACCTCTTCTCGCTACGTCAAGGATGTCCTCTGCAAGAAATTTGAGGACGAGACAGGTATCAAGGTGGAGTTGGAATTGCTTCCCTGGACGGACATGCATGACCGGAGTATCCAGGATATGGCCACGAATACGGGGGTTTATGACTTCGTTTATGTGGAACAAGACATTATTTCCGCCTATCTTAAACAACAGTATCTTGTAGATTTGACCGTCGCTTTGGACAATAATGCTCGTCTACGTGCTCCGGACTTTAGCTTCGATAATTTCACCTCGTTTCTTGACTACTTTCGCGATGTCCAAAAGGGACATGTTTACGCTATTCCGATGGAATCCTTTCTCAAAGTGTTGGTCTATCAAAAACAACTTTTCGAAGATCCAACCATCCAAGCTGCCTTTGTCAAAGAGTACGGCTACGCATTGGCGCCTCCTGAAACTCCGGCCCAATATCGGGACATCGCCGCCTTCTTTACGGCATGGGGCAAGCAACATGGCCTGGAACTTTGGGGCAGCACGCAGCAAGCTTCCTTAGAACATCCTGCCGCGTTTTATGAACTGGTTGAATCCATTTTCCCCATGTTTGGCCTCTATAATTGGGGGATTAATCCAAAGACGCTTCGAGCCTCTCAGGTCAACGGCGGTACACTCAATAGTGAGCTGGCCAAGAAAGCCTTTCGATTCTGGCTGGATATGCTTCAATACAGCCCACCCGAGGCCTATGGATCGACGTGGGATGAGACCGTATTGACATACGCTTCCGGCCGTGCAGCCATGATGTTGATATATACTGAGAATCTTCCCTGGATTGCCACAGATCCAATCCGTTCGAAAATTGTTGGGAATATTGGCATTGCTCTCCCGCCTCTTGTTCCTGGAGTCCTCAAAAATGCTGAACAGGGGAAAGGGTACATTGGCTATTACGATGGAGGAGCCTTCGGATTGCCGAAAGACTCACGAAATCAAGAAGCGACGTTGCTCTGGTTGCAGTACATTGGTCGGCCCGAGCTTCAGGTCGACTGGGCATTGAATTCCGGCCGCGTTGTGCACCGAGCCACATTGGACGATCCTCAAGTAAAGGCCCAGGATAAACGTTTCGGTGGGTACTTTACGCTTTTGCAGAAATACGGAGATCTTTTTGCCGGCGCACCGCCCTTTGAATTTCATGCTGCCGTACGAGATGTCATTTCACCATATATCACGATGGCTATTCGCAAGGAGCTGACACCGGAGGAGGCTTTGGACCAGGCTGCTGTTGCTGTGGACACAACACTCCAAGAAATGGGATATGGAAGTCACTCATGA
- a CDS encoding ATP-binding protein, producing MSNTWLFFRFSSIRSRLLLASVLLVIIPMLTVSFTSIWMQLDEGKERVLDRLTAVVSFKKSQLVSWTQSLLQELDTVMGPGNMRWHASVVVQKSPSLALFWQGSYNKMQINLISFLTKSRSVEEVFFLNANGTVVLSTNAALEGAQYSNAFFFIQGMAGKKTVSTLAPGSHDELSVVAAVPVETEGGLVLGVLAGKADLVRLENVLAERSGLGRTGLSYLIRKDGVVLTPTGHGLNISNIPPPPSTYWTHSQDMPKGQEYTNLQGEKVIGCRLEIPVLEAMLVVEQSREEAFATTFKAMRIDFVVGFFALMLAVGAGLIINKSFTKPLAALTATAAAITAGELRSEATVQGPDEFRHLSTAFNTMTHRLGELVTGLQKEVAERKKAQEATRESEDRFRTLVANIPGVTYRRHVDDDVRLVVEFVSDEISNLCGYPAEEFVADCVRSYDSIIHPEDIEKARQTLEEHIRLRKPYTLEYRILTAEGKERWVFERGRPVLSPDGELLFLDGVIFDETERKLVQEQLAELNRRLEDLVEARTSELTNKTIELEAANAQLRQLDNLKSILMTSVSHDIRTPLTSVLGYAKLVIKTFERTFIPLCSDDPSLLCKGERVAANLQVIKEEGERLTRLVNDFLDLSKIESGRMSWSDSLVSVEDMVKMALRVLEGEYKKRDNLSVSAQLEPDLPQLSVDPDRVIQVLVNLLHNAIKFTAHGSVTLYAEQRDQAVRISIVDTGIGLTTQNIEHIFDEFYQVTADTLTEANKGTGLGLSICKRILEHYHGRIWAESEQGKGATFHIEFPTGQTEV from the coding sequence ATGAGTAACACCTGGTTGTTTTTCAGGTTCTCAAGCATTCGCAGTCGTCTGCTTTTGGCCAGCGTTCTGTTGGTCATCATACCCATGCTGACGGTGAGTTTTACCTCCATCTGGATGCAGTTGGACGAGGGCAAAGAACGCGTATTAGATCGGCTGACAGCCGTGGTGAGTTTCAAGAAAAGCCAGTTGGTCAGTTGGACCCAGTCGTTATTGCAGGAACTGGATACGGTGATGGGACCGGGGAATATGCGTTGGCATGCCTCGGTAGTTGTCCAAAAATCGCCCTCCCTTGCTCTGTTTTGGCAAGGTTCCTACAACAAAATGCAGATAAATCTCATCAGTTTTTTGACGAAAAGCCGGAGTGTGGAAGAGGTTTTCTTCCTGAACGCAAACGGCACGGTCGTCTTGTCTACCAACGCCGCGCTGGAGGGCGCGCAGTACAGCAATGCCTTCTTCTTCATACAAGGCATGGCTGGAAAGAAAACCGTCTCGACCTTGGCGCCGGGCTCACATGACGAACTCTCAGTTGTGGCGGCCGTTCCGGTGGAGACCGAGGGAGGCCTTGTCCTTGGCGTGTTGGCGGGGAAGGCTGATTTGGTACGTCTGGAAAACGTTCTTGCGGAGCGTTCCGGTTTGGGGCGTACCGGCCTTTCGTATCTCATACGAAAAGACGGCGTCGTGCTCACTCCCACTGGACATGGACTCAATATCAGCAATATCCCTCCACCTCCTTCCACGTATTGGACACACTCCCAAGATATGCCGAAAGGGCAGGAGTACACGAATCTCCAAGGGGAAAAAGTCATTGGGTGCCGTCTGGAGATTCCGGTACTGGAAGCGATGTTGGTCGTTGAACAAAGCCGGGAAGAGGCGTTTGCTACGACCTTCAAAGCCATGCGAATAGACTTTGTGGTCGGATTTTTCGCACTCATGCTGGCGGTGGGAGCAGGGTTGATCATAAATAAATCTTTTACCAAACCTTTGGCGGCTTTGACGGCTACGGCAGCCGCTATTACCGCCGGAGAGTTGCGATCCGAAGCGACTGTGCAGGGACCGGATGAATTTCGGCACCTGTCTACGGCCTTCAACACCATGACGCACAGGCTTGGTGAGTTGGTCACGGGATTGCAAAAGGAAGTGGCCGAACGAAAGAAAGCACAGGAGGCCACGCGTGAAAGCGAGGATCGTTTCCGTACGCTCGTGGCGAATATTCCGGGCGTTACGTATCGTCGACATGTAGACGACGATGTACGTTTGGTTGTGGAGTTCGTGAGCGATGAGATCAGCAACCTCTGCGGGTATCCTGCCGAAGAGTTTGTGGCGGACTGCGTACGAAGCTATGATAGCATCATCCATCCGGAGGATATTGAGAAGGCTCGACAGACGCTTGAGGAACATATTCGCTTACGAAAACCGTATACGTTGGAATACCGCATTCTCACGGCTGAAGGCAAAGAGCGTTGGGTGTTCGAGCGAGGTCGTCCCGTGCTTTCACCGGATGGCGAACTCCTGTTTCTTGACGGTGTTATTTTTGATGAAACCGAGCGCAAATTGGTCCAAGAGCAATTGGCGGAATTGAATAGACGGTTGGAAGATCTTGTCGAGGCTCGTACCAGTGAGCTCACAAACAAGACAATCGAATTGGAAGCAGCAAATGCGCAACTTCGTCAGCTGGATAATCTGAAATCCATACTTATGACGTCCGTGTCCCATGACATCAGGACTCCACTGACCTCGGTGTTGGGGTATGCCAAGCTCGTGATTAAAACATTCGAAAGAACCTTTATACCGCTGTGCTCCGACGATCCCTCCTTGCTTTGCAAAGGGGAGCGGGTGGCCGCCAATCTGCAAGTCATTAAAGAAGAAGGAGAACGTCTGACACGGCTGGTTAATGACTTTCTTGATCTTTCTAAAATCGAATCGGGGCGGATGTCCTGGAGTGACAGTCTTGTCTCCGTCGAGGACATGGTCAAAATGGCTTTGCGGGTACTTGAAGGGGAGTACAAGAAACGTGACAATTTGAGCGTTTCTGCTCAATTGGAACCCGATTTGCCGCAACTCTCGGTCGATCCGGACAGAGTGATTCAGGTTCTCGTCAATCTTCTGCATAATGCCATAAAATTTACGGCGCATGGCAGTGTGACGCTGTATGCGGAGCAACGAGACCAAGCTGTACGTATCAGCATTGTAGATACCGGCATCGGACTTACGACACAAAACATCGAACATATTTTCGATGAGTTCTACCAGGTGACCGCAGATACCTTAACGGAAGCAAACAAAGGCACTGGTTTAGGTCTTTCCATCTGTAAACGTATATTGGAACACTATCATGGCCGTATTTGGGCTGAGTCAGAGCAGGGCAAAGGCGCCACGTTCCACATTGAATTTCCCACCGGTCAGACTGAAGTCTGA